AGGCGCCTATGGTATGCGCTTCGCAATCGACAGATTTCAGGCCATAAGTTCCGCCGCCAGCATCCGATTGGACCTTACATCGTCGACTTCGTCTGCCCGGCTAAGAAACTGGTGGTCGAGTTGGACGGTAGCCAGCATCTCAGAAGCGTCGATTACGACAACAAGAGAACCGCGGAGATCGCCCGCGAAGGGTTTCGCGTGATCCGATTCTGGAACAACGAGGTCCTGTCCAATCTCGACGGCGTCCTGCGTGCAATAGAAGCGAATCTAATGAGCGGGTCGAACGCCCCTCACCCCGGCC
This genomic interval from Kiloniellales bacterium contains the following:
- a CDS encoding endonuclease domain-containing protein — its product is MAGTERARKLRRASTDAERRLWYALRNRQISGHKFRRQHPIGPYIVDFVCPAKKLVVELDGSQHLRSVDYDNKRTAEIAREGFRVIRFWNNEVLSNLDGVLRAIEANLMSGSNAPHPGPLPGGERES